In Deinococcus misasensis DSM 22328, a single window of DNA contains:
- a CDS encoding glycoside hydrolase family 31 protein, protein MFQKIDIQKARACLSGIHARAEITCPLEGVWRYRVRPRGYIQGDHLPEKSSFAVLNPCQLPFDIADEGWTLSAENMELKITPEGKLTFLWRNEQVCEVRGVSGIFQPDEPVNRKESTVQIHAPYGEAYVGFGEKVGPLNKRGLKFTFWNTDVAPHHPDTDPLYQSIPFFMGLHQGRVWGFFLDESARSEVDIAKDHPETLCWTAQSNELDLYFVFGDTPADILDRYTDLTGKIPPRPLWSMGLHQSRYSYESQDEVLNIIDHYRRHQIPLDCVHLDIHYMDAYKVFTFNPFRFSNPSELTCKAERQGVKIITIMDPAVKEAEGYFMYDEAIKENFLVKGVRGDVLTGQVWPGKAVFPDFIQPEVREWWGDKHQIMLDAGISGFWNDMNEPSSECVHSEHDPERVHGKTLPDDALHGKLHHLEAHNLYGLTMCQATFEGLQKLEPHKRPFIVTRAGYAGIQRYATVWTGDNSAYWEHMEMNLQLLLSLGLSGIPCVGSDIGGFLGNSSGELVTRWTWLGAFYPFMRNHSSMGTDHKEPWNFPEHLPFIKAAVEFRYRLLPYLYTLMKEAEENGLPSMRAMLLHYPEHGTHLYDQFLSGENLLVAPIMRPYHTHRTVYFPTSGWVELNKDTPRTYGSVYEVVSSGLDCIPIFLRPGGIVPLTEVAQFTTTALWETLEWHVNVLQEGQHRLYEDEGEGTSRGRWITLKIERDGDQVRVLRSGSQTRKETLVVYGHDGRLPYCLEVKPGWKSLTLPSREA, encoded by the coding sequence ATGTTTCAAAAAATCGACATCCAGAAAGCCAGAGCCTGCCTGAGCGGCATCCATGCCAGAGCAGAAATCACCTGCCCTCTGGAGGGTGTGTGGCGGTATCGGGTGCGTCCCAGAGGTTACATTCAGGGGGACCACCTCCCTGAAAAAAGCAGCTTTGCTGTCCTCAATCCCTGCCAGTTGCCTTTTGACATTGCCGATGAGGGCTGGACCCTCAGCGCAGAAAACATGGAACTCAAGATCACCCCAGAAGGGAAACTCACTTTCCTCTGGCGCAACGAACAGGTGTGTGAAGTGCGTGGGGTCTCGGGCATTTTTCAGCCGGACGAGCCGGTGAACCGCAAGGAAAGCACCGTTCAGATCCATGCGCCTTATGGGGAAGCTTACGTGGGTTTTGGTGAAAAAGTGGGTCCGCTCAACAAAAGGGGTTTGAAATTCACCTTCTGGAACACCGATGTGGCCCCCCACCATCCAGACACCGATCCCCTCTACCAGAGCATTCCTTTTTTCATGGGTTTGCATCAGGGGCGGGTGTGGGGCTTCTTTCTGGACGAAAGCGCCCGCTCAGAGGTGGACATCGCCAAGGACCACCCTGAAACCCTCTGCTGGACCGCCCAGAGCAACGAACTGGACTTGTATTTTGTTTTTGGAGACACCCCAGCAGACATTCTGGACCGCTACACCGACCTGACCGGAAAAATCCCCCCAAGGCCGCTCTGGTCCATGGGTTTACACCAGTCCAGATACAGTTACGAGTCACAGGACGAAGTGCTGAACATCATTGACCATTACCGTCGGCATCAGATTCCTCTGGATTGTGTGCATCTGGACATCCATTACATGGACGCCTACAAGGTGTTCACCTTCAATCCTTTCCGGTTCTCCAACCCCTCTGAACTGACCTGCAAAGCCGAGCGGCAAGGGGTGAAGATCATCACCATCATGGATCCCGCGGTCAAAGAGGCCGAAGGCTATTTCATGTACGACGAGGCCATCAAAGAAAACTTTCTGGTGAAAGGGGTCAGGGGAGATGTGCTCACCGGGCAGGTCTGGCCGGGCAAAGCGGTTTTTCCGGACTTCATCCAGCCAGAGGTGCGCGAGTGGTGGGGCGACAAACACCAGATCATGCTGGATGCCGGAATCTCGGGTTTCTGGAACGACATGAACGAGCCCAGTTCGGAATGTGTGCACAGCGAACACGATCCGGAGCGGGTGCATGGGAAAACCCTGCCAGACGATGCCTTGCACGGAAAATTGCACCATCTGGAAGCCCACAACCTGTACGGTCTGACCATGTGTCAGGCCACCTTCGAGGGGCTGCAAAAGCTGGAACCCCACAAGCGGCCTTTCATTGTGACCCGTGCGGGTTATGCCGGAATCCAGCGGTACGCAACGGTGTGGACCGGAGACAACAGCGCTTACTGGGAGCACATGGAAATGAACCTTCAATTGCTCCTGTCTCTGGGGCTCTCTGGGATTCCGTGTGTGGGCAGCGACATCGGTGGATTTCTGGGCAATTCCAGTGGTGAACTGGTGACCCGCTGGACATGGCTCGGGGCTTTTTATCCGTTCATGCGCAACCACAGTTCGATGGGCACCGACCACAAAGAACCGTGGAATTTTCCAGAGCACCTCCCGTTCATCAAGGCGGCTGTGGAATTCCGTTACCGACTGTTGCCTTACCTTTACACCCTGATGAAAGAGGCCGAAGAAAACGGCCTGCCTTCCATGCGGGCCATGCTCCTCCATTACCCCGAGCACGGCACCCACCTTTACGACCAGTTCCTGTCTGGTGAGAACCTTTTGGTGGCCCCAATCATGCGGCCTTACCACACCCACCGCACGGTGTATTTCCCGACCTCTGGCTGGGTGGAACTCAACAAGGACACCCCGCGCACCTATGGCAGTGTTTACGAAGTGGTGTCCAGCGGTCTGGACTGCATTCCCATTTTCCTGCGACCCGGCGGCATTGTTCCCCTCACCGAAGTGGCGCAGTTCACCACCACGGCCCTCTGGGAAACCCTTGAATGGCATGTGAATGTTTTGCAGGAAGGCCAGCACCGCCTGTACGAAGATGAAGGAGAGGGCACCTCCAGAGGACGCTGGATCACCCTCAAAATTGAACGCGATGGGGATCAGGTGCGTGTGTTGCGCTCTGGAAGCCAGACCCGCAAAGAAACACTGGTGGTTTACGGCCACGATGGACGCCTGCCTTACTGTCTGGAAGTGAAGCCCGGTTGGAAATCCCTGACCTTGCCTTCCAGAGAAGCCTGA
- a CDS encoding NTP transferase domain-containing protein, which produces MTHWNALVLGGGDPNDPFATAHQAPVKPLIPIHGKAMAVYVLEALKNSGRISHIAYIGPTTPEVSGLIDQTLPDQGSLIGNLEFGVKNMPAGARVLVVTADIPMLTGAELQSLLDSTPDSGLVYPIVRKEDCEKAYPGVKRTYARLKDGTFTGGNIFILKPEIVSTFLPKLKAMLANRKNPLKLAGLIGFGTLLKLLTGQLGLKGLEQKVGGLLGVTVSAMPTPHASVGTDVDKDGDLELAKRQLSKNQG; this is translated from the coding sequence ATGACCCACTGGAACGCCCTTGTCCTCGGGGGAGGAGACCCCAACGACCCATTTGCCACCGCCCATCAGGCCCCTGTGAAACCCCTGATTCCCATCCACGGCAAAGCCATGGCGGTGTACGTGCTGGAAGCCCTCAAAAACTCTGGGCGCATCTCGCACATCGCTTACATTGGACCGACCACCCCAGAGGTGTCTGGCCTGATCGATCAGACCCTGCCCGATCAAGGCAGCCTGATCGGAAACCTCGAATTCGGGGTGAAAAACATGCCCGCAGGTGCTCGGGTTCTGGTGGTCACCGCCGACATTCCAATGCTGACCGGAGCAGAACTGCAAAGCCTGCTGGACAGCACCCCGGACAGCGGACTGGTCTACCCTATTGTCCGCAAAGAAGACTGCGAAAAAGCCTACCCCGGCGTGAAGCGCACCTATGCCCGCCTCAAAGACGGCACCTTCACCGGAGGCAACATCTTCATCCTGAAGCCCGAGATCGTCAGCACCTTTTTGCCCAAACTGAAAGCCATGCTGGCCAACCGCAAAAACCCCCTCAAACTGGCCGGATTGATTGGCTTTGGCACCCTCCTGAAACTCCTGACCGGGCAACTGGGCCTGAAAGGTCTGGAGCAAAAAGTGGGCGGATTGCTCGGGGTCACGGTCAGTGCCATGCCGACCCCCCATGCCAGTGTGGGCACCGATGTGGACAAAGATGGGGATCTGGAATTGGCGAAAAGGCAATTGAGCAAAAATCAGGGTTGA
- a CDS encoding LysE family translocator, with product MLDFQQFTSIFVAALALALIPGPDTLLILGRSMTSGRTIGMATGAGTVLGLVVHTITAALGLSAILMTSSVAFSVVKFLGAAYLIYLGIQALRSPPLDLDHPEHKPITASQALLQGMLSNVFNPKVALFFLSFLPQFVRPEHQQVTVQFLLLGLVVMGVVLMYNVGLALLSGTVREFMRKRPAFLRWQNRTMAGVFVALGIKLAFTSQN from the coding sequence ATGTTGGACTTTCAGCAATTCACTTCCATTTTTGTCGCTGCACTGGCCCTCGCACTGATTCCCGGTCCTGACACCCTGCTGATTCTGGGGCGCAGCATGACCTCTGGCCGGACCATCGGCATGGCGACAGGTGCAGGGACCGTGCTGGGTCTGGTCGTTCACACCATCACCGCAGCACTTGGGCTTTCTGCAATTCTGATGACCTCCAGCGTGGCATTCAGTGTGGTCAAATTTCTGGGGGCTGCTTACCTGATTTACCTCGGGATTCAGGCACTCAGAAGCCCACCTCTGGACCTCGACCACCCCGAGCACAAACCGATCACTGCCTCACAGGCCCTGCTGCAAGGGATGCTCTCCAATGTGTTCAATCCCAAAGTGGCCCTGTTTTTCCTGTCCTTCCTACCTCAATTTGTGCGTCCAGAGCACCAGCAGGTCACGGTGCAATTCCTGCTCCTCGGTCTGGTGGTGATGGGCGTGGTGTTGATGTACAACGTGGGGTTGGCCTTGCTTTCAGGCACCGTCCGTGAATTCATGCGCAAACGTCCAGCTTTTCTGCGCTGGCAAAACCGCACCATGGCCGGGGTTTTCGTGGCCCTTGGCATCAAACTGGCCTTCACCTCACAAAACTGA
- a CDS encoding diacylglycerol/lipid kinase family protein: MLKELLVIRNPRSGQGTTPLDGFLHLLHEEDYGITVRYLHRNLRVQDLLYDAANYHAVIAAGGDGTVSSVAHAMIGLDTPILAYPAGTANLISQNLGLVPNVRELAQVVMQEETLTCDLAEIHLQDMTFGFTMVAGAGLDADMIRESETLKPNFGVLAYFMGVFKNLRATEADILLELDGVAVRTRGMSVLLANFGMVNFGIPLAPGIDPADGLLSVIVVKGNTPLAIVPKIMDSFVTRMGLKTIPAPEGVEIYTCKSVRIQSDPALPIQYDGELLDATTPLTARVIPHAVRFLVPARTQRTNT; this comes from the coding sequence ATGCTGAAAGAATTGCTGGTCATTCGAAATCCAAGGTCCGGACAGGGCACCACCCCTCTGGACGGTTTTTTACACCTTTTGCACGAAGAGGATTACGGCATCACTGTGAGGTATCTGCACCGAAATTTGCGTGTGCAGGACCTGCTTTACGATGCTGCAAATTACCACGCTGTGATTGCTGCCGGAGGGGATGGGACCGTCAGCAGCGTGGCCCACGCCATGATCGGACTGGACACCCCCATTCTGGCGTATCCGGCAGGCACCGCCAACCTGATTTCCCAGAACCTCGGGTTGGTGCCCAATGTGCGGGAACTTGCGCAGGTGGTGATGCAAGAAGAAACCCTCACGTGTGACCTTGCCGAAATCCACTTGCAGGACATGACTTTTGGTTTCACCATGGTGGCCGGAGCTGGCCTCGATGCCGACATGATCCGCGAAAGCGAAACCCTGAAACCCAACTTCGGGGTGCTGGCCTATTTCATGGGGGTGTTCAAAAACCTGCGGGCCACCGAAGCCGACATCCTGCTCGAACTCGATGGGGTGGCCGTCCGCACCAGAGGCATGAGCGTCTTGCTGGCCAATTTTGGGATGGTCAATTTCGGGATTCCGCTGGCTCCGGGCATCGATCCCGCAGATGGCCTGCTCAGCGTGATTGTGGTCAAAGGAAACACCCCTCTGGCCATCGTGCCGAAAATCATGGACTCCTTCGTGACCCGCATGGGCCTGAAAACCATTCCGGCCCCAGAGGGTGTGGAAATTTACACCTGCAAATCGGTGCGCATCCAGTCGGATCCTGCGCTTCCCATCCAGTACGACGGTGAATTGCTGGATGCCACCACCCCACTGACCGCTCGGGTCATTCCCCATGCCGTGCGGTTTCTGGTGCCTGCCCGCACCCAGCGAACCAACACCTGA